A single genomic interval of Chryseobacterium paludis harbors:
- a CDS encoding glycerol-3-phosphate dehydrogenase/oxidase: MKRNEELSKLTTVKEWDFLVIGGGASGLGSALDAVSRGFKTLLLESHDFAKATSSRSTKLVHGGVRYLAQGDIGLVKEALKERGLLAKNAAHVVKNQSFIIPNYTWWGGIYYKIGLSIYDFLAGKLSLGKTRYISKLKTIEKLPTIEQKNLASGVVYQDGQFDDARLAVNLTQTIIEKGGTAVNYVKVINLIKNDSDKVIGVVAEDQFTKQQFEIHAKVVINATGVFTNDILNMNNPKHGKFVVPSQGIHLVLDKSFLKSDDAIMIPKTSDGRVLFVVPWHDRALVGTTDTLLESESFEPRALEEEIKFVLNTARQYLSKKPTREDVKSVYAGLRPLAAPKDGSKSTKEVSRSHKVVTSDTGLVSIIGGKWTTYRKMAQDTIDKAMQVHQLGTTASKTEHLSIHGNMNPEAVDRTNHLYVYGSDIPEIKKLQQSNPEFSEKIHPDHPFTVAEAIWAIRSEMAQTIEDILARRVRLLFLDARAAIDSAHKIAFIIAKENGYSEQWANEQEREFIELAKGYLLIPYSPRPI; this comes from the coding sequence ATGAAACGAAATGAAGAACTCAGCAAATTAACCACCGTAAAAGAATGGGACTTTCTGGTCATTGGTGGAGGAGCAAGCGGTTTAGGTTCGGCATTGGACGCAGTAAGCAGAGGATTTAAAACGTTACTGTTGGAATCTCACGATTTTGCGAAAGCGACTTCCAGCAGAAGTACAAAACTGGTACACGGTGGCGTACGGTATTTAGCACAGGGAGATATTGGTTTGGTAAAGGAAGCATTAAAGGAAAGAGGATTACTGGCAAAAAATGCCGCTCATGTAGTAAAGAATCAATCTTTCATCATTCCTAATTATACTTGGTGGGGAGGAATTTATTATAAAATTGGACTTTCGATTTACGATTTTCTTGCAGGAAAATTAAGCTTAGGCAAAACTCGATACATTAGTAAATTAAAAACAATTGAAAAGCTGCCAACTATTGAACAAAAAAACCTGGCAAGCGGGGTCGTTTATCAGGACGGACAGTTTGATGACGCACGATTGGCAGTTAACTTAACACAAACGATCATTGAAAAAGGTGGAACGGCTGTTAATTATGTTAAGGTAATTAATCTAATTAAAAACGATTCTGATAAAGTAATTGGTGTAGTTGCTGAAGACCAGTTTACAAAACAGCAATTCGAAATTCATGCAAAGGTGGTTATCAACGCAACCGGAGTTTTCACCAATGACATATTAAACATGAATAATCCAAAACACGGAAAATTTGTGGTTCCTAGTCAGGGAATCCATTTGGTTTTGGATAAATCTTTCTTAAAAAGCGATGATGCTATCATGATTCCGAAAACTTCGGATGGAAGAGTTCTATTTGTCGTTCCTTGGCACGACAGAGCTTTAGTAGGAACAACTGATACCTTACTTGAAAGCGAAAGTTTTGAGCCTCGTGCGCTGGAAGAAGAAATTAAATTTGTTCTAAATACAGCAAGACAATATTTATCAAAAAAACCAACACGGGAAGATGTAAAATCAGTGTATGCAGGGCTTCGCCCACTTGCTGCTCCAAAAGACGGAAGCAAAAGTACGAAAGAAGTTTCGCGAAGTCATAAAGTGGTAACATCTGATACAGGTTTGGTTTCTATCATTGGAGGAAAATGGACAACCTACCGTAAAATGGCACAAGACACGATAGATAAAGCCATGCAGGTTCATCAATTAGGAACAACAGCTTCTAAAACCGAACATCTTTCCATTCATGGGAATATGAATCCTGAAGCGGTTGATCGAACCAACCATTTATATGTCTACGGATCAGACATACCCGAAATCAAAAAACTACAACAGAGCAATCCTGAATTTTCAGAAAAAATACATCCTGATCATCCATTTACAGTTGCTGAAGCAATTTGGGCAATCCGAAGCGAAATGGCACAGACCATTGAGGATATCCTTGCCCGAAGAGTCCGTTTATTATTTTTAGATGCTAGAGCTGCGATCGACAGTGCACACAAAATCGCTTTCATCATCGCAAAAGAAAACGGATATTCAGAGCAGTGGGCCAATGAGCAGGAAAGAGAGTTTATCGAATTGGCGAAAGGATATTTACTGATTCCTTATTCACCAAGACCCATCTAA